A section of the Deinococcus taeanensis genome encodes:
- a CDS encoding DUF4384 domain-containing protein, producing MNKLLLIPAAMLLSTAAAAPKISAQSIIVNPTQPDLSVSVRVDKDTSGSQNPAYRVGDKISISTSVNRDAYVYLFNVNPDGSVDQILPNRLSTDNLVKANTTKVFPAADDKFNYTVAGPIGQNKVLALASLTPLDLDDVSDFKTAQDQFATVNAKNQAGLAQALSIVVNPLPQNSWVTDTAFYTVAGRTPISTGSLFVGTNVANATVILNGQRLGGANVTYSNLRAGTYPVRVQAPGFRDYTTTVTVRSGSTTNLNVEFAQAVTPAPSNRYTVSIRSTVAGARVFVDGQEAGTIRNGGLDVSVEGGNHEIVMIAAGYRTFVSNYNVTKNGQITITPTR from the coding sequence ATGAACAAGCTTCTTCTTATTCCGGCCGCCATGCTGCTCAGCACCGCCGCCGCTGCTCCCAAGATCAGCGCCCAGAGCATCATCGTGAACCCCACGCAGCCTGACCTGAGCGTCAGCGTCCGTGTGGACAAGGACACGAGCGGCAGTCAGAACCCCGCCTACCGCGTGGGCGACAAGATCAGCATCAGCACCAGCGTCAACCGTGACGCCTACGTGTACCTGTTCAACGTGAACCCCGACGGCAGCGTCGACCAGATCCTGCCCAACCGCCTCAGCACCGACAACCTGGTGAAAGCCAACACCACCAAGGTGTTCCCCGCGGCAGACGACAAGTTCAACTACACCGTCGCCGGCCCCATCGGGCAGAACAAGGTGCTGGCCCTGGCGAGCCTCACCCCGCTGGACCTTGACGACGTCAGCGACTTCAAGACGGCCCAGGATCAGTTCGCCACCGTCAACGCCAAGAACCAGGCGGGCCTCGCCCAGGCGCTGAGCATCGTCGTGAACCCCCTGCCCCAGAACAGCTGGGTCACCGACACCGCCTTCTACACCGTGGCGGGCCGCACCCCCATCAGCACCGGCAGCCTGTTCGTGGGCACGAACGTCGCCAACGCCACCGTGATCCTTAACGGCCAGCGGCTCGGCGGCGCGAACGTCACCTACAGCAACCTGCGCGCCGGCACGTACCCCGTGCGTGTTCAGGCCCCCGGCTTCCGTGACTACACCACCACCGTCACTGTGCGCAGCGGCAGCACCACCAACCTGAACGTCGAGTTCGCTCAGGCCGTGACGCCCGCCCCCAGCAACCGTTACACCGTCTCCATCCGCAGCACCGTTGCGGGCGCCCGCGTCTTCGTGGACGGCCAGGAAGCCGGCACCATCCGCAACGGCGGCCTCGATGTCAGCGTGGAAGGTGGCAACCACGAGATCGTGATGATCGCCGCCGGGTACCGCACCTTCGTGAGCAACTACAACGTCACGAAGAACGGCCAGATCACCATCACCCCCACCCGTTAA
- the gltX gene encoding glutamate--tRNA ligase → MSVVTRIAPSPTGDPHVGTAYIGLFNYTLARQGGGKFILRIEDTDRNRYVPDSEKRIFQMMQWLGLTPDESPLQGGPNGPYRQSERFGLYGEYARQLVADGHAYYAFETAEELTALREAAQAEGRVIAVPSRDLEPGAAQARVTAGEAAVIRLKVPREGETVVHDRLRDPIHFQNREIDDKVLLKADGFPTYHLANVVDDRLMGVTHVVRAEEWITSTPIHVLLYRAFGWPEPAFAHMPLLRNSDKSKISKRKNPTSVEWYQQQGFLPEAMLNFLATMGWTHPDGLEVFDLAEFGRAFRLEDVTLGGPVFSQEKLRWYNGKYLREVLTEEDVTRRLHDFLAGQKVTLPNDAYFRAVVRLMTPRMEVFSEFLEKTPYFWSEEYPVTEKAQVAIEGARDLLPDLAGRLKNLPDFGAADIRAAFAAFAQERGLKLGKVMPPVRAAVAGTMESPDLPDLLATLGRDRVVARIERAAQ, encoded by the coding sequence ATGTCTGTTGTGACCCGTATCGCTCCGAGCCCCACGGGTGACCCGCACGTGGGCACCGCGTACATCGGCCTGTTCAATTACACCCTGGCCCGTCAGGGCGGCGGAAAGTTCATCCTGCGTATCGAGGACACGGACCGCAACCGGTACGTACCGGACAGTGAGAAGCGCATCTTCCAGATGATGCAGTGGCTGGGCCTGACGCCGGACGAGTCGCCCCTGCAGGGCGGTCCGAACGGCCCGTACCGGCAGAGTGAGCGGTTTGGGCTGTACGGCGAGTACGCGCGGCAGCTGGTGGCGGACGGCCACGCGTACTACGCGTTCGAGACCGCTGAGGAACTCACGGCCCTGCGCGAGGCCGCCCAGGCGGAAGGGCGGGTGATTGCAGTGCCCAGCCGTGACCTCGAGCCGGGCGCCGCGCAGGCGCGCGTGACGGCGGGGGAGGCGGCCGTGATCCGCCTGAAGGTCCCGCGCGAAGGGGAAACGGTCGTGCATGACCGGCTGCGGGACCCGATTCACTTTCAGAACCGCGAGATTGATGACAAGGTGCTGTTGAAGGCCGACGGGTTTCCCACCTACCACCTGGCGAACGTGGTGGATGACCGCCTGATGGGGGTCACGCACGTGGTGCGGGCCGAGGAGTGGATCACGAGCACGCCCATTCACGTGCTGCTGTACCGCGCGTTCGGGTGGCCGGAGCCGGCATTTGCGCACATGCCGCTGCTGCGCAACTCGGACAAGTCCAAGATCAGCAAACGGAAGAATCCAACAAGTGTGGAGTGGTACCAGCAGCAGGGGTTCCTGCCCGAAGCGATGCTGAACTTCCTGGCGACGATGGGCTGGACACACCCGGACGGCCTGGAGGTGTTCGACCTGGCAGAGTTCGGGCGGGCGTTCCGGCTGGAGGACGTCACGCTGGGCGGTCCGGTGTTCAGTCAGGAGAAGCTGCGCTGGTACAACGGGAAGTACCTGCGTGAGGTGCTGACCGAGGAGGACGTGACCCGGCGCCTGCATGACTTCCTGGCCGGGCAGAAGGTAACCCTGCCGAACGACGCGTACTTCCGGGCGGTGGTGCGCCTGATGACGCCGCGCATGGAGGTGTTCAGTGAGTTCCTGGAGAAAACGCCCTACTTCTGGTCGGAGGAGTACCCGGTCACGGAAAAGGCACAGGTGGCCATTGAGGGTGCGCGGGACCTCCTGCCGGACCTCGCGGGGCGTCTGAAGAACCTGCCGGACTTCGGCGCGGCGGACATCAGGGCGGCGTTCGCGGCGTTCGCGCAGGAGCGGGGCCTGAAGCTCGGGAAGGTCATGCCGCCGGTGCGGGCGGCGGTGGCGGGCACGATGGAAAGTCCGGACCTGCCGGACCTGCTGGCCACGCTGGGCCGCGACCGGGTCGTGGCACGTATCGAACGCGCCGCGCAGTAA
- the pdhA gene encoding pyruvate dehydrogenase (acetyl-transferring) E1 component subunit alpha, translating into MVQCLAPDGTVVRPELLPEPAVRLDLYRQMRRARHFDERGWVLYRQGRLGVFPPFGGMEASQVGTAAALTKNDWLFPTYRDTGAALTLGLPIARTLAYWRTSPHGWHMPADLKVLPFYIPIATQYPQAVGAALAERRKGTRNVAMAFIGDGGSSEGDFHEALNFAGALNAPCVFILQNNGWAISVPTRTQTKATDLSRRADGYGIPGVRVDGNDALATYHVTREAVERARSGGGPTLIETVTYRVKPHTVADDPSRYRTEADTAGWDAKDPVLRLRAHLLGAGLMTEPSEAAMLAEIAVEFEAALAEADSYPEPTPAEILDHVFAEPTPQLKQQRAQILAEEQA; encoded by the coding sequence ATGGTGCAGTGCCTCGCGCCGGACGGCACGGTCGTGCGGCCCGAGTTGCTGCCCGAACCGGCCGTGCGGCTCGACCTGTACCGGCAGATGCGCCGCGCCCGGCATTTCGACGAGCGCGGCTGGGTTCTGTACCGCCAGGGGCGCCTGGGTGTGTTCCCACCCTTCGGCGGGATGGAAGCCAGTCAGGTGGGTACGGCAGCGGCCCTCACGAAGAACGACTGGCTGTTTCCCACGTACCGGGACACGGGCGCGGCCCTGACGCTGGGCCTGCCGATCGCGCGGACCCTGGCGTACTGGCGTACCAGTCCGCACGGGTGGCACATGCCGGCCGACCTGAAGGTCCTGCCGTTCTACATTCCAATTGCGACGCAGTACCCGCAGGCAGTGGGCGCGGCGCTGGCCGAGCGGCGCAAAGGCACCCGGAACGTCGCCATGGCGTTCATCGGGGACGGCGGCAGCAGCGAAGGGGACTTCCACGAGGCCCTGAATTTCGCCGGGGCGCTGAACGCGCCGTGCGTCTTCATCCTGCAGAACAACGGCTGGGCGATCAGCGTGCCGACCCGCACGCAGACGAAAGCAACGGACCTCAGCCGCCGCGCCGACGGGTACGGGATCCCCGGGGTGCGTGTGGACGGCAATGACGCCCTGGCGACGTACCACGTGACGCGCGAGGCGGTGGAACGTGCCCGCAGCGGCGGGGGGCCCACCCTGATCGAAACGGTGACGTACCGCGTGAAACCACACACGGTGGCCGACGACCCCAGCCGCTACCGCACCGAGGCTGACACGGCCGGGTGGGACGCGAAGGACCCGGTGCTGAGGTTACGCGCTCACCTGCTGGGGGCGGGCCTGATGACCGAGCCGAGCGAGGCAGCCATGCTCGCAGAGATTGCTGTGGAGTTCGAGGCGGCCCTGGCGGAAGCGGACAGTTACCCGGAGCCGACGCCCGCCGAGATTCTCGATCATGTGTTCGCCGAACCCACCCCGCAGCTGAAACAGCAGCGCGCGCAGATCCTCGCGGAGGAACAGGCATGA
- a CDS encoding alpha-ketoacid dehydrogenase subunit beta, translating into MTATATSTRTMTMVAAINDALDVALGADDTVHIFGEDVGVMGGVFRATDGLQMKYGAERVFDTPLAEAGIVGMGIGMGLAGLKPIAEIQFAGFLYPALDQILSHLGRYRHRTRSRYHLPMVIRAPYGGGVHTPEQHADSPEAILAHTPGVKVVIPSTPADAKGLLLSAINDPDPVFFFEAIKLYRSVKEEVPAGDYRVPLGKARLVTEGDDVTVICYGGMVEVVQKAADAARAAGIGVEVVDLRTLVPMDTETVLASVAKTGRAVIVTEAPRTAGFHSEISAVIAEEAIEYLRAPVVRVTGFDAPYPPFTAVEDVYRPNPLRVAKAIRQVMAY; encoded by the coding sequence ATGACGGCCACCGCCACCAGCACCAGAACCATGACGATGGTCGCCGCCATCAACGACGCACTCGATGTGGCGCTGGGCGCCGATGACACGGTCCACATCTTCGGCGAGGACGTCGGCGTCATGGGGGGCGTGTTCCGGGCCACGGACGGCCTGCAGATGAAGTACGGCGCGGAACGTGTGTTCGATACGCCTCTGGCAGAGGCGGGCATTGTGGGCATGGGCATCGGGATGGGCCTCGCCGGACTGAAACCCATCGCGGAGATCCAGTTCGCAGGGTTCCTGTACCCGGCGCTGGATCAGATCCTGTCGCACCTGGGCCGCTACCGGCACCGGACGCGCAGCCGCTACCACCTGCCCATGGTGATTCGTGCGCCGTACGGCGGCGGGGTGCACACCCCCGAACAGCATGCCGACAGCCCCGAGGCGATCCTGGCGCACACGCCGGGCGTGAAGGTCGTGATCCCCAGTACACCGGCCGACGCCAAGGGCCTGCTGCTCAGCGCCATCAACGACCCGGACCCGGTGTTCTTCTTCGAGGCCATCAAGCTGTACCGCTCGGTGAAGGAGGAAGTGCCGGCCGGAGATTACCGCGTGCCGCTGGGTAAGGCGCGTCTCGTGACGGAAGGGGACGACGTGACCGTCATCTGTTACGGCGGCATGGTGGAGGTCGTGCAGAAGGCCGCCGACGCCGCCCGCGCGGCCGGCATCGGCGTGGAGGTCGTCGACCTGCGCACCCTGGTGCCCATGGACACAGAAACGGTGCTGGCCAGCGTGGCGAAAACGGGCCGCGCTGTGATCGTCACCGAGGCCCCCCGGACGGCCGGGTTTCACAGTGAGATCAGCGCCGTGATTGCCGAGGAAGCCATTGAGTACCTGCGCGCCCCGGTGGTGCGGGTCACGGGCTTCGACGCGCCGTACCCGCCATTCACGGCGGTGGAGGACGTGTACCGGCCCAACCCGC
- a CDS encoding CHAD domain-containing protein, translating to MTSFAKTAKTLHKLWPALEKGDVKAVHEARKLTRKAQAQLRIAGAPKRTKRAWRDLRRAVAPVRDRDASGQHLMAALRDLGVPEQALSTFGQEWAQARERIFAEVQLPPSPPPVKRPKHWKARVQEALCSDAQELTREGTEVLAGGSIEQWHEWRKHLKRYRYTAELCGDAPESLLQVLEQLGRMQDAQVVQDLLKREDWIPQYREALLRREEEAQRHAQAQVRTLWPALRESLQAQISAAG from the coding sequence ATGACCAGTTTCGCGAAGACCGCCAAAACCCTGCATAAACTCTGGCCGGCCCTGGAAAAGGGGGACGTGAAGGCCGTCCATGAGGCCCGCAAACTGACCCGTAAGGCGCAGGCGCAGCTGAGAATCGCGGGCGCGCCGAAACGGACCAAACGGGCCTGGCGGGACCTGCGCCGCGCCGTGGCGCCAGTGCGGGACCGGGACGCGTCGGGGCAGCACCTGATGGCGGCCCTGCGGGACCTTGGGGTCCCGGAACAGGCCCTGAGCACCTTCGGGCAGGAGTGGGCGCAGGCGCGGGAGCGGATCTTCGCGGAGGTGCAGCTGCCGCCCTCCCCCCCACCTGTGAAACGACCGAAGCACTGGAAGGCGCGGGTTCAGGAAGCGCTGTGCAGTGACGCCCAGGAACTCACGCGCGAAGGAACGGAGGTGCTGGCGGGGGGCAGCATCGAGCAGTGGCACGAGTGGCGCAAACATCTGAAACGCTACCGGTACACGGCCGAACTGTGCGGGGACGCCCCCGAGTCGCTGCTGCAGGTGCTCGAGCAGCTGGGCCGCATGCAGGACGCTCAGGTGGTGCAGGACCTCCTGAAGCGGGAGGACTGGATTCCGCAGTACCGCGAGGCCCTGCTGCGCCGCGAGGAGGAAGCGCAGCGTCACGCGCAGGCGCAGGTCCGCACGCTGTGGCCGGCACTCCGGGAGAGCCTGCAGGCGCAGATCAGCGCAGCCGGATGA
- the mutS gene encoding DNA mismatch repair protein MutS codes for MRAQNVLKGTGSGALPPMLEQYVRMRDEVAAQLPHALLLFQVGDFYETFGEDAERAARLLGIALTHKSSKDFSTPMAGIPLRALDGHVERLLAAGVCVAVADQVEEPGSGLMDRRVTQLLTPGTVTEERHLSADENYLAAVATGDGYALALLDVSTGEFRCAAFHTRLALYDELSRCRAREVLLAPELSGNAALLADFQARFPVMLSPATFDEVPALEALRGVLGEVPPVLTSAALRRACGAVLGYARITQQGQLDMVRRVVRFEPGAHMRLPDAAVRALELFQAQSPQGRTLTDVLCQTRTAGGRRRLRAWLRAPLLDELSIRARLDAVETFTRAPDLRGAVRSLLYRAHDLERLAARVATRRAAPREVAALARTLDLLPEATTLLGSLGGLLGGVRERLAALPDVVTRIRAALVDEPPIRVGEGGLIRDGFHAELDELRAAALGHRAWLAELEASERVRTGIGSLKVGYNGVFGYFLEVTGAHLGKVPADYRQVATLKDRARFTRPDLREREREIARLEAAASRVEQEVFTELRDGLAAHAEALAEAAGALSELDVLAALADVAAGHGWVRPTTTSGDLGLVQARHPVVEGSLGGRFVPNDVTLDQARRAVLLTGPNMAGKSTYLRTAALCALLHQIGSFVPADRAELPIYDAVHTRIGASDDLAGGRSTFMVEMSELAAILHGATPASLVILDEVGRGTSTLDGLAIAQAALEHLHAAGAHTLFATHYFELTRLETDLPGLVNLHVAAEEDAAGSGGLTFYHQVVPGAARQSYGVEVARLAGLPGNVTTRAARLLAALSVQGDDTRLTRELATLDLSRLTPMQALDLLHRWQRELRGEPQASGVS; via the coding sequence ATGCGGGCTCAGAACGTCCTGAAAGGCACCGGCTCGGGAGCCCTTCCCCCGATGCTGGAGCAGTACGTGCGCATGCGTGACGAGGTCGCTGCGCAGCTTCCGCACGCCCTGCTGCTGTTCCAGGTGGGGGACTTCTACGAGACGTTCGGAGAGGACGCTGAGCGCGCCGCGCGGCTGCTGGGAATCGCACTGACGCACAAGAGCAGCAAGGATTTCAGCACGCCCATGGCCGGTATTCCCCTGCGGGCCCTCGACGGACATGTGGAGCGGCTGCTTGCGGCGGGGGTGTGCGTGGCCGTGGCGGATCAGGTCGAGGAACCCGGGTCGGGCCTGATGGACCGCCGCGTGACGCAGTTGCTCACGCCCGGCACCGTGACGGAGGAACGGCACCTCAGCGCCGATGAGAACTACCTCGCGGCGGTGGCCACGGGCGACGGGTACGCGCTGGCGCTGCTGGACGTCTCCACGGGGGAATTTCGCTGCGCGGCCTTCCATACCCGCCTGGCGCTGTACGACGAACTGTCGCGCTGCCGGGCGCGGGAGGTGCTGCTCGCGCCGGAACTCTCCGGGAACGCGGCGCTGCTCGCGGACTTTCAGGCGCGCTTTCCGGTGATGCTCTCGCCGGCCACCTTCGACGAGGTGCCCGCCCTGGAGGCGCTGCGCGGCGTGCTGGGTGAGGTGCCGCCGGTGCTGACGTCCGCGGCGCTGCGCCGGGCGTGCGGCGCGGTGCTGGGGTACGCGCGGATCACGCAGCAGGGGCAGCTGGACATGGTGCGGCGCGTGGTGCGCTTCGAGCCGGGCGCGCACATGCGCCTGCCGGACGCCGCGGTGCGCGCCCTGGAGCTGTTCCAGGCGCAGTCCCCGCAGGGCCGGACGCTGACGGACGTGCTGTGCCAGACGCGCACGGCAGGGGGGCGGCGGCGACTGCGGGCGTGGCTGCGCGCGCCGCTGCTGGACGAACTGAGTATCCGCGCGCGCCTGGACGCCGTGGAGACCTTCACGCGCGCCCCGGATCTGCGCGGGGCGGTACGCTCGCTGCTGTACCGCGCGCACGATCTGGAGCGCCTGGCCGCGCGTGTGGCGACCCGCCGGGCCGCGCCGCGCGAGGTGGCGGCCCTGGCGCGCACGCTGGACCTCCTGCCTGAGGCGACGACGCTGCTGGGGTCCCTGGGGGGCCTGCTGGGCGGCGTGCGCGAACGCCTCGCGGCGCTGCCGGACGTGGTGACCCGCATCCGCGCGGCGCTGGTGGATGAACCGCCCATCCGGGTTGGGGAGGGCGGCCTGATTCGTGATGGGTTTCATGCGGAACTCGATGAGCTGCGCGCCGCGGCGCTCGGGCACCGGGCGTGGCTGGCGGAACTGGAGGCCAGTGAACGCGTCCGCACCGGGATCGGCAGCCTGAAGGTCGGGTACAACGGCGTGTTCGGGTACTTCCTGGAGGTCACGGGCGCGCACCTGGGGAAGGTTCCGGCCGATTACCGGCAGGTGGCCACCCTGAAGGATCGGGCGCGCTTTACCCGTCCGGACCTGCGGGAACGTGAACGCGAGATCGCGCGCCTGGAGGCGGCCGCATCCCGGGTGGAGCAGGAGGTCTTCACTGAACTGCGTGACGGACTTGCCGCGCACGCCGAAGCGCTTGCGGAGGCGGCCGGCGCGCTCAGTGAGCTGGACGTTCTGGCCGCGCTGGCCGACGTGGCCGCCGGGCACGGCTGGGTGCGCCCCACGACCACCAGCGGGGACCTTGGGCTGGTGCAGGCGCGGCACCCGGTGGTGGAGGGGAGCCTGGGGGGCCGCTTCGTGCCGAACGACGTCACGCTGGATCAGGCCCGGCGGGCCGTGCTGCTGACCGGGCCGAACATGGCCGGCAAGAGCACCTACCTGCGCACGGCCGCCCTGTGCGCCCTGCTGCACCAGATCGGGTCCTTCGTGCCGGCCGACCGGGCCGAGCTGCCCATCTATGACGCCGTGCACACCCGCATTGGTGCAAGTGATGACCTGGCGGGCGGGCGCTCCACGTTCATGGTGGAAATGAGTGAACTGGCGGCCATTCTGCACGGCGCCACGCCTGCCAGCCTCGTGATTCTGGATGAGGTCGGCCGGGGAACGAGCACCCTCGACGGGCTGGCCATCGCGCAGGCGGCGCTGGAACACCTGCATGCCGCCGGAGCGCACACGCTGTTCGCCACGCATTACTTTGAGCTCACGCGCCTGGAGACGGACCTGCCGGGGCTCGTAAACCTGCATGTCGCGGCGGAGGAGGACGCGGCGGGCAGCGGCGGGCTCACCTTCTACCATCAGGTGGTGCCGGGCGCCGCGCGCCAGAGTTACGGCGTGGAGGTCGCGCGCCTTGCGGGCCTGCCCGGGAACGTCACCACCCGCGCCGCCCGGCTGCTCGCGGCCCTGAGCGTGCAGGGGGACGACACGCGCCTCACGCGCGAGCTCGCCACGCTGGATCTCAGCCGCCTGACGCCCATGCAGGCGCTGGATCTCCTGCACCGCTGGCAGCGGGAACTGCGCGGTGAGCCGCAGGCGAGCGGGGTGTCATGA
- the mutL gene encoding DNA mismatch repair endonuclease MutL — protein sequence MTDIRLLPAHVARLIAAGEVVSRPLDVVRELVDNALDAGATRIEVDLDGGGLGRVQVRDNGAGIPAGSVGLAPLRHATSKLSPEARSVDGVTTLGFRGEALWAAAQAGELHLVSRPAAQVGACEVLAQGDDVQVARTSAPAGTTVTVRNLFARLPARRRTQAPGATEAREVTALLGRFVLHHPGLHWRLCVDGEVRLSHAPSDHRGAVASVYGPLSANRVLAVQGDGVRGVVSRPELTRVRRDRMHFSVNGRPVLAPPELERAVIDGFAELLPAGAAPLCVLDVTVAPEDHNPNVHPAKQVVALADLPGVAGQVRAAVQAALAAHPLARAVPALASPTGPSPAPGAGTFPALTLLGVYQELYLLAQGEGDLWVVDAHAAHERALFEQFTRTLAGAGAVDLPEPELLHLTPEQTARLHERNADLQAWGLTLEDFGAGLARLRTLPAALAPLKVPRLHEQIVEGALGDGPNPRRDVLARLACAPALKAGMLDHARGQAVLDALAACEQPWACPHGRPTVLRLSERDLAHAFGRRGVRDVPRGRDEARPDRPSRTPT from the coding sequence ATGACCGACATCCGGCTGCTTCCGGCGCACGTGGCGCGGCTGATCGCTGCGGGCGAAGTGGTGTCCCGCCCGCTGGACGTCGTGCGGGAACTCGTGGACAACGCCCTGGACGCCGGCGCCACCCGCATTGAGGTGGACCTGGACGGCGGAGGGCTGGGGCGGGTGCAGGTCAGGGACAACGGCGCGGGCATTCCGGCCGGGTCGGTGGGCCTCGCGCCACTGCGGCATGCGACCAGCAAACTCTCCCCGGAGGCCCGCTCGGTGGACGGCGTCACCACCCTGGGCTTCCGCGGGGAGGCCCTGTGGGCGGCGGCTCAGGCTGGGGAACTGCATCTGGTGTCCCGCCCGGCGGCGCAGGTCGGCGCCTGTGAGGTGCTCGCGCAGGGAGACGACGTGCAGGTCGCGCGGACATCCGCGCCGGCCGGGACGACCGTCACGGTCCGGAATCTGTTCGCACGGCTCCCCGCCCGGCGGCGCACGCAGGCGCCAGGTGCGACCGAGGCGCGCGAGGTGACGGCTCTGCTGGGCCGGTTCGTGCTGCACCACCCGGGCCTGCACTGGCGGCTGTGCGTGGACGGCGAAGTGCGCCTGTCGCACGCCCCCAGCGACCACCGCGGCGCCGTGGCGAGCGTGTACGGGCCGCTGAGCGCCAACCGCGTGCTGGCCGTGCAGGGCGACGGCGTGCGCGGCGTGGTGTCCCGCCCGGAGCTCACGCGCGTGCGCCGGGACCGGATGCATTTCAGCGTGAACGGCCGCCCCGTGCTCGCCCCGCCGGAACTGGAGCGGGCCGTGATTGACGGCTTCGCGGAGCTGCTGCCGGCCGGGGCGGCGCCGCTGTGCGTGCTGGACGTGACCGTCGCGCCGGAGGATCACAACCCCAACGTGCACCCGGCCAAGCAGGTGGTGGCCCTGGCGGACCTGCCCGGCGTGGCCGGGCAGGTCCGCGCGGCCGTGCAGGCCGCGCTCGCGGCTCACCCGCTGGCGCGCGCCGTGCCGGCCCTGGCCTCACCCACAGGCCCCTCCCCTGCGCCGGGCGCCGGCACCTTCCCGGCCCTCACGCTGCTGGGCGTGTACCAGGAGCTGTACCTGCTGGCACAGGGCGAAGGCGACCTCTGGGTGGTGGACGCACACGCCGCGCACGAACGGGCCCTGTTCGAACAGTTCACCCGCACGCTGGCCGGGGCGGGCGCCGTGGACCTGCCGGAACCCGAACTGCTGCACCTCACGCCCGAGCAGACCGCGCGGCTGCATGAACGAAACGCGGACCTGCAGGCGTGGGGCCTGACCCTGGAGGACTTCGGAGCGGGTCTGGCCCGGCTGCGGACCCTGCCGGCCGCGCTGGCCCCCCTGAAAGTGCCACGCCTGCACGAGCAGATCGTGGAAGGCGCCCTGGGCGACGGTCCGAACCCGCGGCGGGACGTCCTGGCCCGCCTGGCGTGCGCGCCCGCCCTGAAGGCCGGCATGCTGGATCACGCGCGGGGGCAGGCGGTCCTGGACGCCCTGGCCGCCTGCGAGCAGCCGTGGGCCTGCCCGCACGGCCGCCCCACAGTCCTCCGGCTCAGTGAGCGGGACCTGGCGCACGCGTTCGGACGTCGCGGCGTGCGCGACGTGCCGCGCGGCCGGGACGAGGCGCGCCCCGACCGGCCCTCCCGCACGCCCACCTGA
- a CDS encoding MazG family protein, translated as MQDLLSIMRRLRAPGGCPWDQEQTHESLRPYLLEEAAEAADAVSRPDRAELADELGDVLLQVAFHSVIAEEEGTFSYTDVEGAIVRKLVRRHPHVFGDVTVGGSADVVRNWQAIKAAERGGRTRRAVDRVPAGLGALTREAQSQKLAGTPAGSPEAARAALLNAVQAAAGTPGDVAAVLAAVVKWARTCEVNAELALRDHTLAALQALPDDLGASEA; from the coding sequence ATGCAGGATCTCCTCTCCATCATGCGGCGCCTGCGCGCGCCCGGCGGTTGCCCCTGGGATCAGGAACAGACCCACGAGTCCCTGCGTCCCTACCTGCTGGAGGAAGCGGCTGAGGCGGCCGACGCGGTCAGCCGCCCGGACCGCGCCGAACTGGCCGACGAACTGGGCGACGTGCTGCTGCAGGTGGCCTTTCACAGCGTGATCGCCGAGGAGGAAGGCACCTTCTCGTACACGGACGTGGAGGGGGCCATCGTGCGCAAACTGGTGCGCCGGCACCCGCACGTCTTCGGTGACGTGACGGTCGGGGGCAGCGCGGACGTCGTGCGCAACTGGCAGGCGATCAAGGCGGCCGAACGTGGCGGCCGGACGCGGCGTGCGGTGGACCGGGTTCCAGCCGGGCTGGGCGCCCTGACGCGCGAAGCGCAGAGCCAGAAACTGGCCGGGACGCCCGCAGGCAGTCCGGAAGCCGCCCGCGCCGCGCTGCTGAACGCAGTTCAGGCCGCCGCCGGCACACCAGGGGACGTCGCGGCCGTTCTGGCAGCGGTGGTCAAGTGGGCGCGGACCTGCGAAGTGAACGCTGAACTGGCGCTGCGGGACCACACGCTGGCCGCCCTGCAGGCCCTGCCAGATGACCTGGGGGCAAGCGAAGCGTGA
- a CDS encoding NUDIX hydrolase, with translation MSGAHDGLDTALADPWTVWLGARERRPLHLPEYRRAAVLVGLTREVEARVLLTVRSADLPTHKGQISFPGGSLERGETPVQAALREAHEEVELDPAQVTVLGELDDVFTPAGFHVTPVLARIPAQPALVLTAEVAQLLMPTLADLRAAPLTRELRTLPDGTRVPLYRYPWQGHDIWGMTARVLHDLLSDGPA, from the coding sequence GTGAGCGGCGCTCACGACGGGCTGGACACCGCCCTGGCCGATCCCTGGACGGTGTGGCTGGGGGCCAGGGAACGCCGGCCCCTGCACCTGCCGGAGTACCGCCGCGCCGCCGTGCTCGTGGGACTTACGCGAGAAGTCGAGGCGCGGGTCCTGCTCACTGTGCGCTCCGCCGATCTGCCCACCCACAAGGGCCAGATCAGCTTTCCCGGCGGAAGCCTGGAGCGCGGGGAGACGCCGGTTCAGGCGGCGCTGCGCGAAGCGCACGAGGAGGTGGAGCTCGACCCGGCGCAGGTCACGGTTCTGGGTGAACTTGATGATGTGTTCACGCCCGCCGGGTTTCACGTCACACCGGTCCTGGCCCGCATTCCGGCGCAGCCGGCGCTGGTCCTCACGGCGGAAGTCGCACAGCTGCTGATGCCCACCCTGGCGGACCTGCGCGCCGCTCCCCTGACGCGCGAACTGCGCACCCTGCCGGACGGCACGCGGGTGCCGCTGTACCGCTACCCCTGGCAGGGCCATGACATCTGGGGCATGACGGCCCGCGTGCTTCACGATCTGCTCAGTGACGGCCCGGCGTAA